In one window of Deltaproteobacteria bacterium DNA:
- a CDS encoding deoxyribodipyrimidine photo-lyase, with product MQQSQRAYGNHALQFAVEQADDFALPLVVAFGLTADYPGANLRHYDFMVRGLVETREALRGRGIAMALAAGSPVDVAIDWGRRAAMIVCDRGYTRIQRAWRARVAERAQCPV from the coding sequence ATGCAGCAGTCGCAGCGGGCATACGGGAATCACGCACTCCAATTTGCCGTTGAGCAGGCCGATGACTTCGCCCTTCCGCTCGTCGTGGCGTTCGGGCTGACCGCCGACTATCCCGGCGCGAATTTGCGGCATTACGACTTCATGGTGCGCGGTCTCGTCGAAACGCGCGAGGCGCTGCGCGGGCGCGGCATCGCGATGGCGCTCGCCGCGGGTTCGCCGGTCGATGTCGCCATCGATTGGGGAAGACGCGCGGCGATGATCGTGTGTGATCGTGGGTATACGCGTATCCAGCGCGCGTGGAGGGCGCGCGTCGCCGAGCGAGCGCAGTGCCCGGT
- a CDS encoding zinc ABC transporter substrate-binding protein — MRTSIDPSPRTAFVALILICLMLGIPARGDTATPLCVAVSIAPQAYVAKKIGGDRVRVSVVLPPGQSPHTFEPTPRTAKMLAESGLFFRIGTSFEATLAGKIPSESKTRMVDSAKSVALLDETHDAHIWMDPRRMKVVAANMAAAMRSADPAGSTVYAAGLDALHRELDELDAAIRARLAPHAGKRIYVFHAAYAYFCDAYGLRQVALEEDGKEPSPRRLARLVDQAKADGVTTVFSEPQSSEKSARALAAAVGAKIVSLDPLGADYPANMKHIADAIALALAEQSS, encoded by the coding sequence ATGCGAACGTCGATAGATCCATCACCTAGGACGGCCTTCGTTGCGCTTATCCTGATCTGCCTGATGCTCGGCATCCCCGCGCGAGGCGACACGGCGACCCCGCTTTGCGTCGCGGTCAGCATCGCGCCGCAGGCATACGTCGCAAAAAAAATCGGCGGCGATCGCGTGCGGGTTTCAGTCGTATTGCCGCCGGGGCAGTCACCGCACACCTTCGAACCGACGCCCCGCACGGCGAAAATGCTGGCGGAGTCCGGTCTCTTCTTTCGGATCGGAACGTCGTTCGAGGCGACGCTCGCCGGCAAGATTCCCTCGGAGTCGAAAACGCGCATGGTGGACAGTGCGAAGTCGGTCGCGCTTCTCGACGAAACGCACGATGCGCACATCTGGATGGACCCCCGCCGGATGAAGGTCGTCGCGGCCAACATGGCGGCAGCGATGCGTAGCGCGGACCCGGCAGGATCGACCGTTTACGCGGCCGGTCTCGACGCCCTTCATCGCGAACTCGACGAACTCGACGCGGCGATCCGCGCAAGGCTCGCACCGCACGCGGGAAAGCGGATTTACGTCTTCCATGCCGCGTACGCCTACTTCTGCGATGCGTACGGACTCAGACAGGTCGCATTGGAAGAAGACGGCAAGGAGCCGAGTCCGCGCCGACTTGCCCGACTCGTGGATCAGGCGAAGGCCGACGGCGTCACTACCGTGTTTTCCGAGCCGCAGTCTTCGGAGAAGTCCGCGCGGGCCCTCGCGGCCGCTGTCGGTGCAAAGATCGTGTCGCTCGACCCGTTGGGAGCGGACTATCCCGCGAACATGAAGCACATTGCCGATGCGATCGCTTTGGCGCTCGCGGAGCAGTCGTCATGA
- a CDS encoding cytochrome c, with amino-acid sequence MRANRSLIRFGVLFVIVTVAAALFAVNSAPAAGVLGDAAKGAAPYKTYCMSCHGEKGDGAGPAAAALNPKPRNFTDKAFMATLTDDYIVKVITEGGQAVGKSPLMVAWKAVLKPEEIKDVAAYVRSLAK; translated from the coding sequence ATGCGCGCAAATCGTTCCCTGATTCGTTTCGGCGTCCTGTTCGTGATCGTGACCGTCGCCGCGGCGCTGTTCGCGGTGAATTCCGCGCCGGCCGCGGGTGTGCTCGGTGACGCGGCAAAAGGCGCGGCCCCGTACAAGACCTACTGCATGTCATGTCACGGCGAGAAGGGCGACGGCGCGGGACCGGCCGCAGCGGCGCTGAATCCCAAACCGCGCAACTTCACGGACAAGGCGTTCATGGCGACACTGACTGACGACTACATCGTCAAAGTCATTACGGAAGGCGGACAGGCCGTCGGCAAGTCGCCGCTGATGGTCGCCTGGAAGGCCGTCCTGAAGCCGGAAGAGATCAAGGACGTCGCCGCGTACGTTCGTTCGCTCGCCAAATAG
- a CDS encoding metal ABC transporter permease: protein MQFFADLPKYAFLQFALITGVLAAVASGVVGTYVVTRRVTSIAGAISHSVLGGLGAAVFAQKALSWTWMHPLYGAGVVAVGSALLIGVLNLRAREREDTVIGAIWAIGMAIGVLFLARTPGYNQDLMSYLFGNILLVTERDLWMIAVLDGVVVMVAGAFYHQLLAVCFDEEFARLRGLNVEFYYLMLLVLTALTVVLLVTVVGIVMVIAMLTLPIAIAERLVHRVSHVMVVSVALTIAFTVLGLAVSYDADLPSGATIIMIAGVAYLVAMMLGGRKQSA, encoded by the coding sequence GTGCAGTTCTTCGCCGATTTGCCGAAATACGCGTTCTTGCAGTTCGCACTGATCACCGGCGTACTCGCGGCGGTCGCGTCCGGCGTGGTGGGAACGTACGTCGTGACCCGCCGCGTGACGTCGATTGCGGGCGCGATCTCGCACAGCGTACTCGGCGGTCTCGGCGCGGCGGTCTTCGCGCAAAAGGCGCTCTCCTGGACGTGGATGCATCCGCTTTACGGGGCGGGGGTTGTCGCGGTCGGGTCGGCGCTGCTGATCGGCGTGCTCAATTTGCGCGCCCGCGAGCGCGAAGACACGGTGATCGGCGCGATCTGGGCGATCGGCATGGCGATCGGCGTGCTCTTTCTCGCGCGCACCCCCGGGTACAATCAGGATTTGATGAGCTATCTGTTCGGCAACATTCTGCTGGTGACCGAGCGTGACCTGTGGATGATCGCGGTGCTCGACGGAGTCGTGGTGATGGTCGCCGGCGCATTTTACCATCAGTTGCTGGCCGTGTGCTTCGACGAGGAATTCGCGCGGCTGCGTGGTCTCAACGTCGAGTTTTATTACCTGATGTTGCTCGTTCTCACCGCGCTCACCGTCGTGCTGCTCGTCACGGTGGTCGGTATCGTCATGGTGATCGCCATGCTTACGCTGCCCATCGCCATCGCGGAACGTCTGGTGCATCGCGTCTCGCACGTCATGGTCGTGTCGGTCGCGCTCACGATCGCCTTTACCGTCCTCGGCCTCGCGGTGAGCTACGACGCCGATCTGCCGTCCGGTGCGACGATCATCATGATCGCGGGTGTCGCCTATCTCGTCGCCATGATGCTCGGCGGTCGAAAGCAATCCGCGTGA
- a CDS encoding SGNH/GDSL hydrolase family protein translates to MKRAGVIFVALLWIMSFAGFRPTIHVLSMGDSWSNQWVGDMVAEIESRGDTVVAHNKGIYGSTAHLWADAGSLLLADVVVYLNSHPEIEWIVISLGGNDMLAEYNLGGGYGMALFGIIETDVRQIVNTLVVARPSLKIWVNGYDFLNFEQSPLCILLGQEIFGPSLTYNQNLVVAQLTATAQSVAGDYAQVHAANLLGSMQAADGVPGAPNFLLPSPAHYFVYDDCVHPSVGGYRVLMSHIYDEFFGPLNPDVTTTTTTTTSTTSTTQSPDDDTDDDDADDDTDDDSDDDDDADDDTDDDADDDGDDDIGNGDVDDDADDDFGEDDDSGDPASDGETSSEDERHRDDGSGTGACGF, encoded by the coding sequence CATCTTTGTCGCGTTGCTGTGGATTATGTCGTTCGCCGGATTCCGGCCGACGATCCACGTGCTTTCGATGGGCGACAGTTGGTCGAACCAGTGGGTCGGCGACATGGTCGCGGAGATCGAAAGTCGAGGCGACACCGTGGTGGCCCACAACAAGGGGATTTACGGTTCGACCGCCCATCTGTGGGCCGATGCCGGATCGCTTCTTCTCGCGGATGTCGTGGTCTATCTCAATTCCCATCCGGAGATCGAGTGGATCGTCATCAGCCTCGGCGGCAACGATATGCTCGCCGAATACAACCTTGGGGGCGGCTACGGAATGGCGCTTTTCGGAATAATCGAAACCGATGTGCGCCAAATCGTGAACACGCTGGTCGTCGCGCGCCCGTCGCTCAAGATCTGGGTGAATGGATACGACTTTCTGAATTTCGAGCAGTCGCCGCTGTGCATCCTCCTCGGGCAGGAGATTTTCGGTCCGTCGTTGACGTACAATCAGAATCTCGTGGTCGCGCAGCTCACGGCGACGGCGCAGAGTGTCGCCGGCGACTACGCCCAGGTGCATGCCGCGAACCTGCTCGGTTCGATGCAGGCCGCGGACGGAGTCCCCGGCGCGCCGAATTTTCTCCTGCCGTCGCCGGCGCACTATTTTGTGTACGACGACTGCGTTCATCCGTCCGTCGGCGGTTACCGCGTATTGATGTCGCACATCTATGACGAGTTTTTCGGTCCGCTCAACCCGGACGTGACGACGACCACCACCACGACGACGTCAACGACCAGTACGACGCAGTCTCCCGACGACGACACCGATGACGACGATGCGGACGACGATACCGACGACGATTCGGACGATGACGACGATGCGGACGACGATACCGATGACGATGCGGACGATGACGGCGATGACGACATCGGCAATGGCGATGTCGATGACGACGCGGACGATGACTTCGGCGAAGACGACGATTCGGGCGACCCAGCTTCGGATGGGGAAACGAGTTCCGAGGATGAGCGCCATCGCGACGACGGATCGGGCACCGGCGCCTGCGGTTTCTAG
- a CDS encoding ABC transporter ATP-binding protein, with protein MTDQADVVVCFRDVSYSYPDGQSIFDGVSLEIRERDFVSIVGPNGGGKTTFVKLMLGLLEPRRGAIDLLGAGPKTTRAHVGYMPQHVQLDMQFPVNVMDVVMMGRLSRDRRIGGFRREDREAARNALASVEIEDLAARSFSSLSGGQRQRTLIARALASQPRMLVLDEPTANLDIRVEREFYELLRKLNERLTIVIVSHDLSFVSTYVQSVVCVNRDVHTHPTRAISPEMMSDIYGGRMKIVVHDEKM; from the coding sequence ATGACCGACCAAGCCGACGTCGTCGTTTGCTTTCGGGACGTGAGCTATTCCTATCCCGATGGGCAGTCCATTTTCGACGGCGTTTCCCTGGAAATCCGCGAGCGCGATTTCGTGTCGATCGTCGGGCCCAACGGCGGCGGCAAGACCACCTTCGTCAAACTGATGCTGGGGCTGTTGGAGCCGCGGCGCGGTGCGATCGATCTCCTGGGTGCCGGTCCCAAAACCACACGAGCGCACGTCGGTTACATGCCGCAACACGTGCAGCTCGACATGCAGTTCCCCGTGAACGTGATGGACGTGGTCATGATGGGACGACTCTCCCGCGACCGGAGAATCGGCGGATTTCGCCGCGAGGATCGCGAGGCGGCGCGCAATGCGCTCGCGTCCGTGGAGATCGAGGATCTGGCCGCCCGATCGTTCTCGTCGTTGTCGGGCGGCCAACGACAGCGAACGCTGATCGCGCGGGCGCTCGCGTCGCAGCCGCGCATGCTCGTGCTCGATGAACCAACCGCCAATCTCGATATTCGTGTGGAGCGCGAGTTCTACGAATTGCTCCGCAAACTCAACGAGCGGCTGACGATCGTGATCGTGTCACACGACCTGAGTTTCGTCTCGACCTACGTGCAATCGGTGGTGTGCGTGAATCGCGACGTGCATACGCACCCCACGCGGGCGATCTCGCCCGAGATGATGAGCGACATTTACGGCGGTCGCATGAAGATCGTCGTTCACGACGAGAAGATGTGA
- a CDS encoding CopG family transcriptional regulator produces MSAKKPKSGVVTFKAEEALLQRLAAVPNKSAFIRTAVLAALENTCPLCNGAGTVSADQTEHWRRFMRGHRVQTCDKCHENFLVCDKDPKSRHRH; encoded by the coding sequence ATGAGCGCGAAAAAGCCGAAGAGCGGAGTCGTGACTTTCAAGGCCGAAGAGGCCTTGCTGCAACGGCTCGCCGCGGTCCCCAACAAATCGGCGTTCATTCGAACGGCGGTGCTCGCCGCGCTGGAAAACACGTGCCCCCTGTGCAACGGCGCGGGAACGGTCTCCGCCGATCAGACGGAACACTGGCGTCGATTCATGCGAGGCCATCGCGTGCAGACCTGCGACAAGTGCCATGAGAATTTCCTGGTCTGCGATAAAGATCCCAAAAGCCGACATCGACACTGA